In Streptomyces sp. Li-HN-5-11, the sequence GGGCGTCAGCGAGAGCTGGACGTACGACGCGGCCGGGGACGTCGCCACTCACACCGACGGCCGCGGCAACACCACCGTGTACACGTACAACTCCGCCGGTCAGCTTGCCACCGCCACCGACCCGACGGGCGGGAAGGTGAGTTACGCCTACACCTCACTCGGCGCGCTCGCCTCCATCACCACGCCGCGGGGCGAGAAAACGATCTACGGCTACGACACCGGCGGCAACCGGACGTCGGTCACCACGCCGCTGGGTGAGAAGACGACCTTCACCCACGATGCCGCCGGACGCATCCTGTCCAGGACCGACCCGCGCGGGAACGTCTCCGGCGCGGACCCGGCCGCCTACACCACGACCTACACCTATGACGCACGCGGGCTGCTGTCGTCGGTGACCGACCCACTGGGGCACGCGACCACCTACGGCTACGACGACGCCGGGCTGCTCACTTCCGTCAAGGACGCAGGCGGACACACCACGTCATACACCCACGACCCGGCCGGAAACGTGCTGACCAGCACGGACCCCGCGGGAAAGGTCACCACCAACACCTATGACGCGGCGGGCCACCTCGCCTCGGTCACCGACCCGCTCGGCAACACCACGACCTACGCCTACGACAAGAACGGGCAGCTGCTCAGCACGGTCTCGCCGCGGGGCAACGCTGCTGGAGCCAACAAGGCGGCCTTCACCACCAGTTACGCCTACGACGCGAACGGCAACCAGATACAGGTCACCGACCCGACCGGAGCCGTCACCAAGACCGGTTACGACGCCCTGAGCCGGGTCGCGTCGGTGACCGATCCGCTCGGTCACGTCACCAAGACCACCTACGACGGCAGCGGCAACGTCGCCACCACCACCGACCCGCTGGGGAAGGTGACGACGTACGCGTACGACGCGGCCAACCGGCAAAAGTCGGTCAAGGACCCGCTGGGGAAGGTGACGTCGTACGGGTACGACGCGGACGGCAACCGGATCAGCCAGACGTCACCGCTCGGGTTCGTCACCTCCTGGACGTTCGACGCAGACGAGCGGATGCAGACCGAGGTCGATCCCCGGGGCAACGCCTCCGGAGCAGATCCCGCGAAATTCACCACGAGCTACGACTACGACCCGGCGGGCAACCGGACGGCGGTCACTGACCCGCTCGGCAAGAAGACCGTCACCGCCTTCGACGCGATGAACCACGTCATGTCGGTGACCGACCCGCTGGGCCGGGTCACGAAGACCGGTTACGACGAGCTGGGCCGGATCGCGAAGGTGACGGGGCCGGACGGGGCTGCGACCACCTACTCGTACAGCGTCACCGGCACGCTGGCGACCCGCAAGGACCCGGGCGGGCACACCACGACCTACGCCTACGACGACGCCGGGCGGCGGACGGGCGTCACCGACCCGCTGGGCCGCAAGCAGACCCTCGGATACGACGCCGACGGCAACACCACCACGGTCACCGACGCCCGCGGCATCACCGCCACCACCACCTTCGACGCGCGGAACCTGCCCTCGGCGACCACCTACAGCGACTCCACCCCGGCCGTCGGCTACACGTACGACGCCGCCGGGCAGCACAAGACCGTCACCGACCAGACCGGGACGCGGACCTACGGGTACGACCCTGACGGAAGACTGACGTCGGTGACGCCGTCGGCGGGCAAGGGAGCTTTCGCCTACACCTATGACGACGACGGGCGGATGACGTCCCGTGCTCAGGACTACACGGCGGGTGCCGCACTCGACTGGTCGGGCGCGGTCCAGACGGCCTCCGCGGACCTGAACGGGGACGGGATCACCGATGTGATCCGCACCGATGCCAAGGACGGCATCCGCACCTATCTCGGCCGACCGGACGGCACGTTCACCGCGGGGGCCACCCTGACCGGCTCGGGGACCGGCTTCACCCAGGTCTTGCCGATCGACTTCACCGGCGACGGCAAGATGGACCTGCTGGCGATCGACAAGTCCACCGGCCACCTCTACCGCTACAACGGCAACGGGACCGGCGGCTTCGCCGCGCCCGTCGACCTCGGCGCCGGGTGGGGCGTGATGACCCTGACCGCCGGGGACTTCAACGGCGACGGCAAACAGGACTTCCTGGTCATCAGTTCCTCCGCCAACGAGATGTACTTCTACCCCGGCAAGGGCGACGGCACCTTCGGCACCCGCACCGACATCGGCGGGGGATGGCCACCTACCGGCTGATCTCCCTGGACTTCAACGGCGACGGCAAATGCGACGTCCTGGCCATCAACTCCACCGACGGACACCTGTACTTCTATCCCGGCAAGGGCGACGGCACCCTGGGCACCCGCACCGACCTGGGACAGGGCTGGGGCGCCTTCCAACTCACACCGGGCGACTTCAACGGCGACGGCAAACCCGACTTCGCCGCCGACGACACCTCCGCCCACAAGCTGTACGTCTACCCCGGCACCGGAGCAGGCACCTTCGCCACCCGCATCCTCCAGGCCGACGACTGGACTCCTTACGGCCAGCCGGTCACCGGACGGTTCGACGCCGGCACCAACCTGGACATCGCCGCCACCGACACCAGCAACCACCTTCGGTGGTGGCGCGGCGACGGCGCAGGACACCTCTCCGGCGCCGCCATCGCCACCGCTCCGGCGTCTGGGCAGAAGACGACGTACGGCTACGACGACGACTCCCGCCAGACCTCCCAGACCGGCCCCTCGGGAACCCTCGCCTACGCCTACGACCCGGCCGGCAACCTCACATCGACCACCCTGCCCGCCGCGAACGGGTACACCGAGAAACGGTCCTACGACAATGCCGGGCGCCTGACCTCCATCGGCAGCACCAAGGGCACCACCACCCTGGCGAACTGGCAGCTCACTCTCGACGACGCCGGCCGGCCCACCCGCGTGGACGCCACCCGGCTCGGCAAACCGGCCTCGTACGAGTACTACACCTACGACAGCGCCGGACGCCTGCTGACCGACTGCACGTCGGCCACCGTGGCCGCCCAGTGCCCCGACACCACAGTCGGTACCACCTACACCTACGACGGCGTCGGCAACCGCCTCACCGCGACCACCGGTGGCACCACAACCACCTACACCTACGACGCGGCCGACCAACTGAACACCGCCGTCACCGGTACCACCACCCGCACCTACACCTACGACAACAACGGCAATCAAACCGGCGACGGCACCGACACCTACGCCTACGACGCCACCAACCACCTGGTCTCACTCACCACGCCCAGCGCCACCTTCACTTACGGCTACAACGCCGACGGGGACCGCACCACCGCCTCCAAGACTGGCACCGGCCTGCAGCGCACCACCGTCTGGGACCCCAACAACGACCTCCCGCAGGCAGCCGCCGACTACAACGGCAACGGCACCCTGACCGCCACCTACCAGTACAACCCGCTGGAGCAGATCCAGTCCCAGACCCTCCCCAGCGGCGTGGCGTACTTCCACCACCACGACCAGCTCGGCTCGGTCACCGACCTCACCGACGCCAACGGCCAATCACAGTCCAGCTGGACCTACACCGCCTACGGCCAATCCACCCAGACCGACACCGCCACCCATCCACCCGCCAACCCCTTCACCTACACCGGCCAGTACACCGAACCCACCACCCCGGCCGCCGGCTACAACCTCCGCGCCCGCAACTACGACCCCACCACCGGCCGCTTCACCGCCACCGACCCCATCCACCTGCGCCAAGGCGAGCCCTACACCTCCGCCTACACCTACGCCGGCGACCAGCCCACCTATGCCGTCGACCCCTCCGGTCGGTGCTGGTGGATCCCCAACAGCGGCAGCAAGAGCTGTTGGACCACGAAAATCCCCGGCACCGACTTGATCCCGTTCGCCTCGTCCATGAACGCCATCGGCAACTCCATTGCCGACGCGTGCAAGAGCGGCGCCGCATACGCCGAATCGAACGGACGCTGGGGCTGGACCGGCTGCGTTGACGAATTCACCGGCGTCAACGCCTTCAGGAAGGCCGCCGACTGCTTCAGCGCCGGCAACTACGGCCAGGCCACTCTGTGGGGCCTGAACGGAGTGGGAACGGCCGGACTCTTCGCACTTCCAGGCGCGGCAGGAGATGCAGGCTGGCTCAAGAACCGCCTCTTCATGCCGCCGGTGACCGTCTCGGCCCACACCGAGGGACTGGGGGGCTATGCCTTCCGAGGGCTGCGACCGGAGGAGGACCCGAGTGCGGGCCTCGAATCCGTGGGAAGCAACCCTGATGTCGAGGCTTGGCGGCACGTGGTCCAGCACAATGATTCTCCCTGGATCTCCCTTACCCGCGATCCGAAGGTCGCTTGGAAGTACAGCGGCGAGGGTGAGAAATCAATTGTGGCAGTAGACCTCTCGCAGGTCGATTCCGAGATGATTGACGCTGCCGCACATCTGCCCACCCCTGATCCATTCTGGGATTTCGCCAAGGATGCGGCCTGGCGGGACAAGGAGATTCTGGTCAAATTCAACATCGACGCGCACGCCATAGTCAAGCACTGGCCGGTTGGCACGAGCTTCGAAGAGGTCATGAGGGATATCTCGGAACTCGACTGAGGAGCAACCGGAGGTAGGGTGTGGTCCGGAACTCCGGTCCTGGACCACACCCTCAGCGCGTGGCGCAAACATTGCCCTGGCAGGAAGGTAACAAGTGCTCTCACAAGCATGGGAGCTGCGAAACGCAAGCACCCACATCGGCACCCTCACCCTTATCGAAATCAACCAGCCCTGGTTTCGGTGTGCGTTCACGCCTGGTGATGGTTGGGCAGAAGTAGAAACCCTCTTCGCAGTGCAGGCGGAAGCTTTCGACGGCGGAGAGGAGCCGGTTATGAGGGAAGCTGTCAGAGCGGTAAAAGACCTCCATCTGCAGCTCCATCCGCAAGAGGGTGGAGAGGCCATCACCCCTGTCATGATGCATATTCGCGGTAGTGAGGCCAACTTCCGGTACTGACCTCGATTCTTCAGAGGTCGCGAGTGCATGACCAGTCACCGGTTCGCCCTGTTTGTTCCGCGTGATCGTGGGCGGGCCCTTCGCGTGTCGGGCGGGCAGGTGGTAGAGGCGGAAGCGCATGGTGTCAGGGCCCCGGCGTTTGCCCGGCTCGTCCGGACCTGGGTGGGTTGATGTTGGTGGTGGACTCCGGAAGCAGGCGAACGCGGCCGCTGTGGATCATTGAGTTCTCCACCCTTCAAGATCCACGAGGGTGCCGTGTTTGTCCCGCCCCGGGGAACAGGCCGCCTTCGACTTGCCGTACCACCCGCTTCTGGGCCGTTACCGGGTGCCGAGCGAGAAGACCCTGCGCAGCGTGCTGGAGCGCCTGGATCCGGCCGAGCTCAGCGCGGCCTGGTTCGCCTACCTGACGTCCCTGCTCCCCGGCGCGCTCGCAGCTCCCGCGCCGCTGATGCCCGCCGGCGGCCCGGAGTTGACGGGAGTCGTCGTAGCCGTAGGTCGTCTCCTGCCCTGAGACCGGAGCGGTGGCCACGGCGGCGCCGGTGAGGCGCCCGGCGCCGTCGCCGCGAACGCCTTCAGGCACGCCACCCTGCGACCTGATGATCACCGGAGGTCGATGTGATTTCGAAATGGGAAGCCCGCACGCTGGCCGAGGATTACGGCAGATCGCGCGTTCCTCAATGGGATGAATGGGCGTGTGCGGTGAAGGAATGGACCCCGCCGCGCTTGATGGAAGGCGTCTACGCCTTTTCGTGGAGCCCGACAGTCGTCGAGCCGGATGGGCGCCGCCTTCGCGTGGGAGGAAACTTCCCCATTCTGGTCGACCAGGAGACCGGCGAGTGCAGGTATGTCCGTGGCCTTTCGGAATATCGCATACTGGAGGGGCGTGACTGATCAGGAGCGGTGCTGGGCAGGCCGAAGGCCGCCAGTCCCCGCGGCGTGGCACGCAGACACCACTCCGCTGCCGCGGTGACCGAGTCGTGGCCCGAGGGTGTCATTGCAGTGGATGGTGGTGGGACTGCCCCACGGACTCCAGCCTCAGCCAAACACCGAGGGGCTACCGTTTCAGGGGACGACCGTATGGATCACCAGCTGCTCGCCCCCGGACAGCGGCTTCCCCCTTCGCGGATTCCGAGTCCCCCGGCGGGATCCGGCGGCTGACCATCACCCGGTTCCAGTTGTTGATCGCGACGATCAGGCCGAGGAGGTGGGCGAGTCGGCCCTCGTCGAAGTGCTCGGCGGCCCGCTCGTACACCGTGTCCGGCACGTACCCGTCCGTCAGCACCGTCACCGCCTCCGCCAGCGCGAGCGCCGCCCGCTCCCGCTCGTCGAAGACGTCGTCCCCGGCCTCCTCCCAGGCGGCGAGCAGGTCCAGCTGCCTCTCGCTCACCCCGTGCTTGCGGGCGATCGTGAGGTGCATGTCGAGGCAGAACGCGCAGTGGTTGAGCTGCGAGGCCCGGATCACCACCAGCTCCGCGAGGGCGGGGTCCCCGAGCCCCTTCTTCGCGGCCGCGCTGAGCGCCGACATGGCCTGACCGACGGCCCGGTCCAGGACGTTCGTGCGGCTCACTGGTGCTGTCCCGGCGTGTAGTGCCCCGGCGTCATCCGAGTCGTCACCCCGAACCGGTTCCACGCGTTGATCACCGTGATCGCGGCGATCAACTGGGCCAGCTCGGCCTCCTCGAAGTGCTTGGCCGCGCGGTCGTACACCTCGTCCGGCACGAACCCGTCGGTGAGGACGGTGATCGCCTCGGTCAGCTCGATGGCCGCGAGTTCCTTCTCCGTGTAGAAGTGCTTCGACTCCTCCCACGCGCTCAGCTGCACGATCCGCTCGACGCTCTCGCCGGCCGCGAGCGCGTCCTTGGTGTGCATGTCGAGGCAGAAGGCGCAGTGGTTGATCTGCGAGGCGCGGATCTTCACCAGCTCATGCAGCTTCGGGTCCAGGCCCTGCCGGGCGGCCGTGTCGAGGCGGAGCATCGCCTTGTAGACCTCGGGCGCGTGCTGGGCCCAGCGCAGACGCGCGGGCTGCTCGGGTGCGTATGCGGTGGCTTCTTCTGTGGTCATGTCGGTCATACCTCGACCCTAGGGCCCGGGCAGCCCAGGAGTATGGTCCATTTGCATGGCGAAACCACGGGCCACTTTGGGCGTCGACCTGCACCTGGAGCCGGCCGGTCCGGGAGTCCGCCGGGGCCTCACCGACGCCCTGCGCGAGGCCGTCCGCACCGGCCGTCTGGCCCCCGGCACCCGCCTGCCCTCCTCCCGTGCCCTCGCCGCCGACCTGGGCATCGCCCGCAACACCGTCGCCGACGCCTACGCCGACCTGGTGGCGGAGGGGTGGCTCACGGCCCGGCAGGGCTCGGGCACACGGGTTGCCGACCGCACGGTCAGCCTGTCTTCCCTGCCCCCACCCCGCCCCCGCGTCCCGAGCCGCCCCGCCTACGACCTGGTCCCCGGCCTGCCCGACCTCGCCACCTTCCCGCGCGCGGAGTGGCTCAAGGCCGCCCGCCGCGCCCTCACCGCGGCCCCGAACGAGTCCTTCGGCTACGGCGACCCGCGCGGCCGCGCCGAACTGCGCACCGCCCTCGCCGGCTACCTCGCCCGCGCCCGCGGCGTGCGCGCCGACCCCGAACGCATCCTGGTGTGCGCCGGGTTCTCGCACGCCCTGCGCGTCCTGGCCGCGGTGCTGCGGGCGCGCGGGGCGCGCACGGTCGCCGTGGAGTCGTACGGCCTGCACACGCACTGGGAGCTGCTGGGGGACGCCGGTCTGCGGACCGTCCCGCTGCCGTTCGACGAACGGGGCACGGACCCGGGGGAGTTGACGGACCAGGACGCCGTCCTGCTCACCCCCGCCCACCAGTTCCCGATGGGCGGCACCCTGCACCGCGACCGGCGGGCGGCCGTCGTCGACTGGGCGCGCCGCACCGGCGGCCTGGTGATCGAGGACGACTACGACGGCGAGTTCCGCTACGACCGCCAGCCCGTCGGCGCCCTCCAGGGCCTGGACCCGGACCACGTCGTGTACGCGGGCACGGCCAGCAAGTCCCTCGCGCCCGGCCTCCGGCTGGCCTGGCTGGTGCTGCCGCCCGACCTCGTGACACAGGCGGCGCGGGCGAAGGGCGGGTCCGACACCTGCGGGGCCCTGGACCAGCTGACGCTCGCCGAGTTCATCGCCTCCGGTGCCTACGACCGCCACGTACGCGCCGTCCGCCTGCGCTACCGGCGCCGCCGGGACGCGCTCGTGACGGAACTCGCCCGCCGGGCCCCGCGGGTCACCGCCACCGGCATCGCGGCCGGCCTGCACGTGGTGCTCCGGCTTCCGCCGGGCACCGAGCAGGCGGTGCTGCGGGCGGCGGCCTGGCAGGACCTCGCGGTGCACGGGCTGCACCGCTTCCAGCACCCGGAGGCGGCCGTGGAGCCGCGCGACGGACTGGTCGTGGGGTACGCGACACCGCCGGACCACGCGTGGCAGGGGGCGCTCGACGCCCTGTGCGCGGCGCTGCCCGAATAGAGCCGTCCGCCGCACATGCCGGAGACGCGGGGCTCACGCCGGCGTGTGCGCCGACTCCTCCGCCTCCACCACGGGCGCCTCCCCGAACCGCGCCAGCGCCAGCGCGCCCGCCACGGCGACCAGGAACCCCAGCACCGCGAGCCAGGCCAGCCCCTCCCGCGTGCGGTCGCCCAGCCACACCACGCCCACCGCCGCCGGGCCGATGGTCTCGCCGATGACCATGCCGGCGGTGGCCGTCGTCACCGAGCCGCGCTGCAGGGCCGAGGTCAGCAGCAGGAACGCGGCGCCCCCGCCGAGGAGCAGGGCGTACGTCGCCGGGTTGGCGAGCAGCTCCGGCGGGGAGAGCGAGTCGATCAGCCGTACCGACACCTCCACCACCCCGAACCCGAAACCGGCCCCGAGGCCGAGCACCAGCGCCCGCCCCCTCCCGGACCACCGCCCGCCGAACAGCCCGAGCGCCAGCACGGCCACCGCGATCGCGAGCATCGCCCACTTCAGCGCCATGGACCCCTCGCGGTCACCCTCCGCACCGGAGGCCAGCCCCAGCATCGCCAGCCCGGCGCACACCACCGCGACCGCGCCCCACTCCGTCCCGCTCAGCCGCACGTGCAGCAGCCGTGCCGCGACCACTCCCGTCACCGCCAGACTGGACGCGAGGGCCGCCGCGACCGCGTAGATGGGAATCGACCGCAGGGCCACGATCTGCAGCAGGAAGCCGGCCCCGTCCAGCGCGAGGCCCGCCATGTACCGCCACTGCCGCAGCGCCCGCAGCAGCAGCGCCGCGTCCCCGCCCCCGCCCGAGTCGGCGGCCGACCGAGTGGCGACCGCCTGCAGCACCGTCGCCGTACCGAAACACACCGCCGCGCCCAGGGCGCACACCATTCCGAAGAGCACGAAGCGACTCTAGGCGAGGGGGGATACCCGGTCGCCTGCCGGCCGTCTCTTACCTGTCTCAGGGCCGACCGTCGAATTCCGGCCGGCGGACAGGGCGCAACCCGGCAGACATGGCACAACCTGGCGAAAAGGGCACAACGGGGAGAGGCGGACATGGCGGACCGTGTCGACGACTTCGCTGATCACCGGGTGGGGTGGAGCGGTAGCGCCGTGTTTTTCGGAGGGGCTAGTCTTAGTCCATTACTTAGTCCACTCGTTGATCGCGGTGAGGCAGCCATGGAAGCAGCACGTCAGTACAACGTCCATGAGGCCAAGACGCATTTCTCGCGGATCCTGGAGCAGGTCGCGACCGGCGAGGAGATCGTGATCAGCAAGGCGGGGGAGCCGGTGGCCAAGGTGGTGCCGCTGCGCCCCAAGGTGAAGCGGACGGGCCGGGGTTCGCTCCAGGGACAGATCCACATCCGCGAAGACTTCGACGACCTGCCCGACGACATCGCCGACGCCTTCGGGATGCGCTGATGCGACTGCTGCTCGACACCCACGTGGTCCTGTGGTGGCTTGGCGACTCCGCAGAGCTGTCCGGTGGGATCAAGGATCTGCTCGACACCGAGCCGGCGGTGTACGTCAGCGCGGTGTCACCGTGGGAGATCGCCATCAAGCAGTCCCTCGGGAAACTGGAAGGCCCGCAAGACCTGGCCGAGAGGGTACGCGACAGTCAGTTCACCGGCCTGCCCGTCACCGCCGGGCACGGGGTACGGGCAGGACGGCTTCCGGCGCATCACCGGGACCCCTTCGACCGGATACTGGTCGCCCAGGCACAGATCGAGGGGATGACCCTGGTGACGCGGGACAAGTGGATCCCGCAGTACGACGTGCCGGTCATGCCGGTGTGAGGGCCTCTCAGCCGCTCAGAACCGCCCGCAGCTGGTCCAGCCCCCAGTCCAGGTCCTCCTCGGTGATCACCAGCGGCGGGCCGATCCGGATCGTCGAACCGTGGGTGTCCTTCACCAGGACACCCCGCTCCATCAGCTTCTCGGAGATCTCCCGGCCGGTCCCGTACGCGGGATCGACGTCCACGCCCGCCCACAGCCCGCGCCCGCGCACCGCCCGCACCCTCCCCGTTCCCGCCAGCAGCCCCAGCTCGCGGTGGAGATGCCCGCCCAGTTCCGTGGCCCGCGCCTGGTACTCGCCCGACCGCAGGATCGCGATCACCTCCAGCGCCACCGCGCACGCCAGCGGGTTCCCGCCGAACGTGGAGCCGTGCTCGCCCGGCCGGAACACCCCGAGCACCTCCCGCGAGGACACCACCGCCGACACGGGCACGATCCCGCCCCCGAGCGCCTTCCCGAGGACGTACACGTCCGGCACGACCCCCTCGTGCTCGCACGCGAAGGTACGGCCCGTGCGCCCCAGGCCCGACTGGATCTCGTCGGCCACGAACAGCACGTTCCGCTCCCGGGTCAGCTCCCGCACCGCCGCCAGATAACCGGCGGGCGGCACCAGCACCCCCGCCTCGCCCTGGATCGGCTCCAGCAGCACCGCGACCGTGTTCTCCGTCATGGCCGACCGCATCGCGGTCATGTCGCCGTACGGCACGATCTGGAAGCCCGGCGTGTACGGCCCGAAGTCCGCGCGGGCCTGCGGATCGGTGGAGAAACTGATGATCGTCGTCGTGCGGCCGTGGAAGTTGTTGCCCGCGACCACGATCTTCGCCATCTCCGCGGGCACGCCCTTGACCTTGTAGCCCCACTTCCGGGCCGTCTTCACGGCCGTCTCCACCGCCTCCGCGCCGGTGTTCATCGGCAGCACCATCTCCATGCCGCACAGCTCGGCCAGCCGCGCGCAGAAGGCGCCGTAGCGCTCGTGGTGGAAGGCCCGCGAGGTCAGCGTCACCCGCTCCAGCTGGGCCCTGGCCGCCTCGACAAGCCGCCGGTTGCCGTGCCCGAAGTTGAGCGCCGAGTAACCGGCCAGCAGGTCGAGGTAGCGGCGGCCCTCCACGTCCGTCATCCAGGCGCCGTCCGCGTCGGCGATCACCACGGGCAGCGGGTGGTAGGTGGGCGCGCTGTGGGCGTCGGCGGCGGCGATGAGGTCTTCCGTAACGGTCACGGCGGCTCCCGAGGATGCCCGAGGACGTGGGTCGCCTCCCTTCCTATCCTCGCTCGGATGCTGGACGCGGGAACACGGCCGTCACAGCCGCCCGG encodes:
- a CDS encoding type II toxin-antitoxin system prevent-host-death family antitoxin, translated to MEAARQYNVHEAKTHFSRILEQVATGEEIVISKAGEPVAKVVPLRPKVKRTGRGSLQGQIHIREDFDDLPDDIADAFGMR
- a CDS encoding carboxymuconolactone decarboxylase family protein — protein: MSRTNVLDRAVGQAMSALSAAAKKGLGDPALAELVVIRASQLNHCAFCLDMHLTIARKHGVSERQLDLLAAWEEAGDDVFDERERAALALAEAVTVLTDGYVPDTVYERAAEHFDEGRLAHLLGLIVAINNWNRVMVSRRIPPGDSESAKGEAAVRGRAAGDPYGRPLKR
- a CDS encoding RHS repeat-associated core domain-containing protein, with translation MATYRLISLDFNGDGKCDVLAINSTDGHLYFYPGKGDGTLGTRTDLGQGWGAFQLTPGDFNGDGKPDFAADDTSAHKLYVYPGTGAGTFATRILQADDWTPYGQPVTGRFDAGTNLDIAATDTSNHLRWWRGDGAGHLSGAAIATAPASGQKTTYGYDDDSRQTSQTGPSGTLAYAYDPAGNLTSTTLPAANGYTEKRSYDNAGRLTSIGSTKGTTTLANWQLTLDDAGRPTRVDATRLGKPASYEYYTYDSAGRLLTDCTSATVAAQCPDTTVGTTYTYDGVGNRLTATTGGTTTTYTYDAADQLNTAVTGTTTRTYTYDNNGNQTGDGTDTYAYDATNHLVSLTTPSATFTYGYNADGDRTTASKTGTGLQRTTVWDPNNDLPQAAADYNGNGTLTATYQYNPLEQIQSQTLPSGVAYFHHHDQLGSVTDLTDANGQSQSSWTYTAYGQSTQTDTATHPPANPFTYTGQYTEPTTPAAGYNLRARNYDPTTGRFTATDPIHLRQGEPYTSAYTYAGDQPTYAVDPSGRCWWIPNSGSKSCWTTKIPGTDLIPFASSMNAIGNSIADACKSGAAYAESNGRWGWTGCVDEFTGVNAFRKAADCFSAGNYGQATLWGLNGVGTAGLFALPGAAGDAGWLKNRLFMPPVTVSAHTEGLGGYAFRGLRPEEDPSAGLESVGSNPDVEAWRHVVQHNDSPWISLTRDPKVAWKYSGEGEKSIVAVDLSQVDSEMIDAAAHLPTPDPFWDFAKDAAWRDKEILVKFNIDAHAIVKHWPVGTSFEEVMRDISELD
- a CDS encoding DMT family transporter, which encodes MVCALGAAVCFGTATVLQAVATRSAADSGGGGDAALLLRALRQWRYMAGLALDGAGFLLQIVALRSIPIYAVAAALASSLAVTGVVAARLLHVRLSGTEWGAVAVVCAGLAMLGLASGAEGDREGSMALKWAMLAIAVAVLALGLFGGRWSGRGRALVLGLGAGFGFGVVEVSVRLIDSLSPPELLANPATYALLLGGGAAFLLLTSALQRGSVTTATAGMVIGETIGPAAVGVVWLGDRTREGLAWLAVLGFLVAVAGALALARFGEAPVVEAEESAHTPA
- a CDS encoding carboxymuconolactone decarboxylase family protein, with protein sequence MTTEEATAYAPEQPARLRWAQHAPEVYKAMLRLDTAARQGLDPKLHELVKIRASQINHCAFCLDMHTKDALAAGESVERIVQLSAWEESKHFYTEKELAAIELTEAITVLTDGFVPDEVYDRAAKHFEEAELAQLIAAITVINAWNRFGVTTRMTPGHYTPGQHQ
- the rocD gene encoding ornithine--oxo-acid transaminase encodes the protein MTVTEDLIAAADAHSAPTYHPLPVVIADADGAWMTDVEGRRYLDLLAGYSALNFGHGNRRLVEAARAQLERVTLTSRAFHHERYGAFCARLAELCGMEMVLPMNTGAEAVETAVKTARKWGYKVKGVPAEMAKIVVAGNNFHGRTTTIISFSTDPQARADFGPYTPGFQIVPYGDMTAMRSAMTENTVAVLLEPIQGEAGVLVPPAGYLAAVRELTRERNVLFVADEIQSGLGRTGRTFACEHEGVVPDVYVLGKALGGGIVPVSAVVSSREVLGVFRPGEHGSTFGGNPLACAVALEVIAILRSGEYQARATELGGHLHRELGLLAGTGRVRAVRGRGLWAGVDVDPAYGTGREISEKLMERGVLVKDTHGSTIRIGPPLVITEEDLDWGLDQLRAVLSG
- a CDS encoding type II toxin-antitoxin system VapC family toxin, producing the protein MRLLLDTHVVLWWLGDSAELSGGIKDLLDTEPAVYVSAVSPWEIAIKQSLGKLEGPQDLAERVRDSQFTGLPVTAGHGVRAGRLPAHHRDPFDRILVAQAQIEGMTLVTRDKWIPQYDVPVMPV
- a CDS encoding PLP-dependent aminotransferase family protein; translated protein: MAKPRATLGVDLHLEPAGPGVRRGLTDALREAVRTGRLAPGTRLPSSRALAADLGIARNTVADAYADLVAEGWLTARQGSGTRVADRTVSLSSLPPPRPRVPSRPAYDLVPGLPDLATFPRAEWLKAARRALTAAPNESFGYGDPRGRAELRTALAGYLARARGVRADPERILVCAGFSHALRVLAAVLRARGARTVAVESYGLHTHWELLGDAGLRTVPLPFDERGTDPGELTDQDAVLLTPAHQFPMGGTLHRDRRAAVVDWARRTGGLVIEDDYDGEFRYDRQPVGALQGLDPDHVVYAGTASKSLAPGLRLAWLVLPPDLVTQAARAKGGSDTCGALDQLTLAEFIASGAYDRHVRAVRLRYRRRRDALVTELARRAPRVTATGIAAGLHVVLRLPPGTEQAVLRAAAWQDLAVHGLHRFQHPEAAVEPRDGLVVGYATPPDHAWQGALDALCAALPE
- a CDS encoding FG-GAP-like repeat-containing protein, which translates into the protein MTAWADAYPGALSIGGHLQFGSGTAASYSGMWLYVIDSAGNFVIQQEIKRSTGDPASKYIETGAWCYGWWPANSYPADEANQCFWWASNHLGGALQDGKQYYAWIFLEGTDGTASPNGTTSPYVTAFYTPDIPGAQVGICTCYAQSHRADPVNTATGMYFEKATDARLVGAGKPLSLDRYYRSDSAAVGLLGRGWTTPFDSDLTLGSSTATLLAEDGSQIVFAKQSDGTYAAPAGTSLKLTVSGGTYTVTDEDHTARVFNSGGQLIALNGAGGHGLSLTYSSGRLSSVTDAAGRSAAFTVGSDGLLSKVTLPDATTVGYGYTSGLLTSVTDPAGKTTSYGYDSAKRLTTVTDPTGGKIVNGYDSNGRVISQTDANGKKTTFTWDGSRTSNTTDADGGVWSDVYAGNVLLETIDPYGNQVSYDYDKSLHPVDVTDRLGNTTTMTYDSAGNMLTRTAPSSVGVSESWTYDAAGDVATHTDGRGNTTVYTYNSAGQLATATDPTGGKVSYAYTSLGALASITTPRGEKTIYGYDTGGNRTSVTTPLGEKTTFTHDAAGRILSRTDPRGNVSGADPAAYTTTYTYDARGLLSSVTDPLGHATTYGYDDAGLLTSVKDAGGHTTSYTHDPAGNVLTSTDPAGKVTTNTYDAAGHLASVTDPLGNTTTYAYDKNGQLLSTVSPRGNAAGANKAAFTTSYAYDANGNQIQVTDPTGAVTKTGYDALSRVASVTDPLGHVTKTTYDGSGNVATTTDPLGKVTTYAYDAANRQKSVKDPLGKVTSYGYDADGNRISQTSPLGFVTSWTFDADERMQTEVDPRGNASGADPAKFTTSYDYDPAGNRTAVTDPLGKKTVTAFDAMNHVMSVTDPLGRVTKTGYDELGRIAKVTGPDGAATTYSYSVTGTLATRKDPGGHTTTYAYDDAGRRTGVTDPLGRKQTLGYDADGNTTTVTDARGITATTTFDARNLPSATTYSDSTPAVGYTYDAAGQHKTVTDQTGTRTYGYDPDGRLTSVTPSAGKGAFAYTYDDDGRMTSRAQDYTAGAALDWSGAVQTASADLNGDGITDVIRTDAKDGIRTYLGRPDGTFTAGATLTGSGTGFTQVLPIDFTGDGKMDLLAIDKSTGHLYRYNGNGTGGFAAPVDLGAGWGVMTLTAGDFNGDGKQDFLVISSSANEMYFYPGKGDGTFGTRTDIGGGWPPTG